A stretch of Paludisphaera borealis DNA encodes these proteins:
- a CDS encoding DUF1559 domain-containing protein, translating into MDRRRGFTLIELLVVIAIIAVLIALLLPAVQSAREAARRAQCVNNLKQLGLAMHNYVSQNDTFPPVVQNGGLIVWNNFGGLYFDPWPLDWTASILPQMEQQPLYNALNWGLSSGFGGAGWDQQNTTVLATQLSSVLCPSENLKNTTQGPGTRKNYMASIGGPANFMAWSGILVPLKDGTNNWMGAPTSSNCGQTVGFESITDGSSNTALISESLIGSGPSSPIPLSSTTRRGTYMWKPGLTNNLNQGPAGGPSAQQFVQACMAIPGSQMSFGPGAPPNGNYWIVGNPGSCLLWDTYNHFSPPNGTGCMADNDPNSSAYGHVADAMPPSSNHPGGVNVVFGDGSVRFIKNSISIPVWWAIGTRNGNEIVSADQY; encoded by the coding sequence ATGGATCGGCGTCGGGGTTTCACGTTGATCGAGCTGCTGGTCGTGATCGCCATTATCGCGGTCTTGATAGCGCTCTTGCTTCCCGCCGTACAGTCGGCGCGCGAAGCGGCGCGTCGCGCGCAATGTGTGAACAATCTGAAGCAATTAGGACTCGCGATGCATAACTACGTGTCCCAGAACGATACGTTCCCGCCGGTGGTGCAGAACGGCGGCCTGATCGTCTGGAATAATTTCGGCGGCCTTTATTTCGATCCGTGGCCGCTTGACTGGACGGCTTCCATCCTGCCGCAGATGGAGCAGCAGCCACTGTACAACGCCCTGAACTGGGGGCTTAGCAGCGGCTTCGGCGGAGCTGGGTGGGACCAACAGAACACGACGGTCCTGGCCACGCAGCTCTCCAGCGTCCTGTGCCCGTCGGAGAACCTCAAGAACACGACGCAAGGGCCGGGCACCCGCAAGAACTACATGGCCAGCATCGGCGGTCCGGCCAATTTCATGGCGTGGAGCGGCATCCTCGTACCGCTCAAGGACGGCACGAACAACTGGATGGGCGCCCCCACCAGTTCCAACTGCGGGCAAACGGTCGGGTTCGAGTCGATCACCGACGGATCCTCCAATACCGCTTTGATCAGCGAGTCGCTGATCGGCTCCGGCCCATCCTCACCGATTCCCCTGTCTTCGACGACCCGACGCGGCACGTATATGTGGAAACCGGGCCTGACTAACAACTTGAATCAAGGGCCGGCGGGCGGGCCTTCCGCTCAGCAGTTCGTCCAAGCCTGCATGGCCATACCCGGCAGCCAAATGTCGTTCGGCCCGGGGGCACCCCCGAACGGCAACTACTGGATCGTCGGAAACCCCGGCTCTTGCTTGCTGTGGGACACCTACAACCACTTCTCGCCCCCGAACGGCACCGGTTGCATGGCGGACAACGACCCCAATTCGAGCGCTTACGGGCACGTCGCGGATGCCATGCCCCCTTCAAGCAATCATCCTGGCGGAGTCAACGTCGTCTTCGGCGACGGTTCGGTGAGGTTCATCAAGAACTCCATTAGTATTCCGGTCTGGTGGGCGATCGGTACCCGCAACGGCAACGAGATCGTCTCGGCCGACCAGTATTAA
- a CDS encoding tetratricopeptide repeat protein, which translates to MMKSRNRQWMFLGALAVLLAVGLLSSRRPLADALYDRARAEYQAGHQESARRYVGVLSVLRRPTPFDRLLRGMLAASDQRLDEAFAELAAIPDGHPLAPPARIVAGQAELRRGRIRDAETYFLDAVRLAPYALQARRELAYIYNIQHRQTEMDDQLEAFGELQTLNFAYVLLWSKTRTVGWSPKADMPTLRKYVDADKDDRWSRLALAEGLRRQDDLDGAQALMDELEESDPEGLAMRATLALDRGDFPTAESLIASGSRDNPALARLRGQLALRKRDADAAVEAYRIAYDADPLDRSSVFGLGTALHMKGDETAAAPYLAAARKQDALFAIVAYAATEKGEKDPEVPRKLGLACAEAGRIPEARAWLKLAIKNDPLDRSTQQSLYQLDKEHPPQFAGLSRTLPSNSPDGLVQQGSLAGVPRQRKNGSTEPVVSPR; encoded by the coding sequence ATGATGAAATCTCGAAATCGTCAATGGATGTTCCTCGGCGCCCTGGCGGTATTGCTCGCGGTCGGGTTGCTTTCCAGCCGCCGTCCCCTGGCCGACGCCCTTTATGATAGGGCCAGGGCCGAGTATCAGGCGGGCCACCAAGAGAGCGCTCGAAGGTACGTCGGCGTCTTGAGTGTGCTGCGACGACCGACGCCCTTCGATCGCCTGTTGCGTGGGATGCTCGCCGCGTCGGATCAGCGGTTGGACGAGGCGTTCGCCGAACTCGCCGCGATCCCCGACGGGCATCCCCTGGCACCTCCGGCTCGGATCGTCGCCGGCCAGGCGGAGCTGCGCAGGGGGCGAATTCGCGACGCCGAGACGTACTTCCTCGACGCCGTGCGGCTCGCCCCCTATGCGCTTCAGGCTCGTCGCGAGCTGGCGTACATCTACAACATCCAGCATCGCCAGACCGAGATGGACGACCAGCTCGAAGCGTTCGGCGAGCTTCAAACTTTGAATTTTGCTTACGTCTTGCTCTGGAGCAAGACGCGAACCGTGGGATGGAGCCCCAAGGCCGACATGCCCACGCTTCGCAAGTACGTCGACGCCGATAAGGACGATCGATGGTCGCGGCTGGCCCTCGCCGAAGGTTTGCGGCGACAAGACGACCTTGATGGCGCCCAGGCGCTGATGGACGAGCTGGAGGAGTCCGATCCCGAGGGGCTGGCCATGCGAGCGACCCTCGCTCTCGACCGGGGCGATTTTCCGACGGCGGAATCGCTGATCGCGAGTGGGAGTCGCGACAACCCCGCGCTCGCCCGCCTACGCGGCCAGCTCGCGCTGCGGAAGCGCGATGCGGACGCCGCCGTCGAAGCCTACCGGATCGCCTACGACGCCGACCCGCTCGACCGCTCATCGGTCTTCGGCCTGGGCACCGCGCTCCACATGAAAGGCGACGAGACGGCCGCCGCGCCCTACCTCGCCGCCGCCCGCAAACAGGACGCCCTCTTCGCGATCGTCGCCTACGCCGCCACCGAGAAGGGGGAGAAAGATCCGGAGGTCCCCCGCAAACTGGGCCTCGCCTGCGCCGAGGCCGGGCGCATCCCCGAGGCGCGCGCCTGGCTGAAACTGGCGATCAAGAACGACCCGCTGGACCGCTCGACGCAGCAATCGCTCTACCAGCTCGACAAGGAACATCCTCCCCAATTCGCCGGCCTGAGCCGCACCCTCCCCTCGAACTCGCCCGACGGCTTGGTCCAGCAAGGCAGCCTTGCCGGCGTGCCGCGCCAGCGGAAGAATGGATCAACCGAACCCGTCGTCTCACCGCGTTGA